The Camelina sativa cultivar DH55 chromosome 18, Cs, whole genome shotgun sequence DNA window GgtattgttaaaaataataacataaggATTTAATTAACTCGTGTTTAAGTATTAGATTAATGATACTTGAATTTATAGTAATATCGATGCAAACCCGTCCCATCATACAAACCATCATGCAATATAACCCATAtgtgttattttaaatttttaatatgtttaaatattcataattttagaaattctattaagtttagatatcaATTTTGAAGTCTACTATATAAGGTAGaattaaaacaatcaactttacaaaccaaactaatcatacataaatttaaaattttgattcttATTAAGTGAAGCTTCCGGCTCATTCAGATTtagattgattttgattttatatataataagactCTGAATTATTATCTAAACGTTTTAGCTGAAGTGGCTTGGTCAACACACCATTTATATTAATAGAGTAATAGATATccgtttttttaaatttgagtcatagtatatgaaaataaaaatagatttttaataatttcatgTATTATAAGCAAGCAAAGATGAAAGgagaatcaaatttaaaattttaaaaaatattttctttaattgttttttataatcttaAATAGAATCATGAGTTAAATACATTAGTGGATATTTTAGGTAACAAATTAATGGCTTTAACAATAAATGTGATGGCATTCAATTGTActagtatacatatatatttattgcgGCACGTTTAGCAACATGTCGCTTTGGCCGAGTGGTTAAGTCGCTCGCCTGTTAAGGCAACTTTAGTGCCCCAACTAAGAGACGTTAACACGCGCCTTTTCTAACCAGAGTCAACGATTTGCATCACTAAACTCCGTTGTTACAAAATGTgagtctctttttcttttcttttcaactttttaCTACATACAGTACAGTTACACTCTctgtttaacctttttttttaactacattTGCGCTTAGCAAAACCCATAACTTCTCCATACCATACAATGCCAATGAATCAAACacagtaaaacaaaaagaaccaGATTCTTCACCGGCTATCACTGATGCTAGTAGTTGTAGCCTCCTTCTCTGTGATTTGTAGAATCTTTGCATAGCATAGACCTGAGTTCCATCATTGATCTTGGTGGCTCCAAGTGCTCCGGCTTCAATGCGTTTCCAAGCAAGCTTTGCATTTGTGTCGCAAATATTTCATCTAAAACCTGAACTTATCAAACAATTAGATCAGGAAAcaaggcaacaacaacaacaacaaaaagattcTGACAGCTCCCGAAAAGGTTTCAAAACAACACTTACAGAAACTGCGATCCTCGGTCCTTTGTGCCAAGTCACATTATCTTTCCTATCTTCCAAAAGACGAAGCACATCctgtatagaaaaaaaaaggaacagaaCATTGAAGGAGGTAATTGCAGAAGACAAAAACAACCAGTGTAATGAAATGTAATGATGTCTCTAACCTGTCCCATTCGGTCCCAGATTCCTCTGCAGATTGACACAAACACATCGGGTAAGAAAACACCGTGTAGATGATCGATTGTTTTGTCTAGCAAATCCTTCAATGCCGTCATTCTGTTTCTAACATCCGGTTCTGCTGTGGTTTCTCTTAAGTCGTGGATGATGGTCTTTAGCTTCATCTGACTTTGTATCCTCGTCtgttaacataaacaaaatcaagaaattgaTTTTAACAAAAGCTGGCTCTGAGAACAAAACGCAGAAGAAAATCGAATTTTTGGAAGATAATTAGAGAGAGTACATACATTCTCTGCGAGTTTCTCCACAAGCGCTTGCATATAACTTCTGAATTTGGCTCTTAACAAAACTGTCACCTCACTTAACCGCTCTCCCAAGACTCTATTTTCTCCATCAGGGATATATGAATTCCACAATTTGAATCGGTTCTCTATACTCGGGCGTAAAATGTCAAGCACTCTTTTCATTGAGTTGAGAAGAACTCCAAGCTGAAACCCAAAATGGCGTCAATGTCTTCTCCTCTTACATCCAGAAAAAACTTGCAAAATTATACAATAAGCAAACATACCTCTTTTGGAACAGAATAAGGATTAGGAGTGCCTTTGGTAAATTTCTGGACAATTTTCAGGCCAAATATTTTACTTTCCTTTAACGGAGACAAAATCTCAGCAAATTGTTTCTCCATGGCTTCAACTATTGCCTTTTCTGAGTCTGCTACAACCTTTTTCCATGGAACAACAGCAACACTTAGATTATGATCTATTTAAACAACAACATAACATATGATTGGAGTTAAAAGGAGTCTTTGCTGTTCGACTTACTTTCTCCAAGGATATTGCGTATTCTGGCCATCGCCTAATGATGATATCGTATTCATCAAGTGTCCCATTGAGTCTTTCATACATCTCATCGACAAATGGAGAAGTCAATCCCGGAATCTCGCCACATGCTTTTGACTGAAAAGTGAAAGCAGATAGAATGTACTTAGAATGTTCTACTTTCTGCAGTATATGATTAAACTTGGAAGAACTCATTTGCATGATTAGTACCGTCTCTAGCTTGCAGAGTTCATATAAAACTCGTCTTTTCTCTTCAATCCAGGTTGTAATATATGAATAGAAAAGCTCCTTGGCATTAACGCCACCTTTAATAGGACTGCAACATGACAAGACCAAGACCATATAAGGTGCCTATCGGTCACAGGAATGTCTAAAAAACAATATGGAAGTTAAAAATTAGTTAGTGAACTTACTTTATGTTCCAGCTAGATATATCTCTCTGAAAATCAGCAGTCGTAATAACTAGCTCAACAACCGCAGGTGATGGTCCAGGAGGAGGCCATACAAGAAGAAATTCCCGGAGCCTATTGCAGAGATCAACACTATATATTGCCGCTGAATAATTTGGAAGGTCTataaagctgttcaaaagttGACAGAGAGAAATCATTAGAAAGACAAAGTGAGAAGCAAACCATTCATACCGAGTTAACATATATGCTACATATCTTTGACTTGAGTCTTAAACAAACCTTGGAAGCACATTGCAGTTATGGATCGCTATGTCACtggatatttcatttttaaggCTCAAGATTAGAGACTTCATCTTTTGATAAGAAGCTGGAAGCGCCATGGGATCAACTGGTGCACCTTCACTACGGTTGAGTAAATCGTTTGTTTCCAATAAATGTCTTCTTGACCTCTTCTTTGAAGCAGCCTGAAGTGTTGTCCGTAAGTGATGAATCACATATACAACTTAAGAAAAGATGGTTCTGAAACAGATAAAAGTTTGATTTAATACCTGAAAATATCTGCAGAGTTTCAACTGTGCCTCAGGGGTTAATACATCATTGCGAAGACCATAGAGCTTGACAGCTGATTCTATAGCAGGTGCTGGAGTCCCCGTAGCAGATTCGAAAACATCTTTCATCCCGGAGAAAGACAGTTCATCAAGTGATTTATAATTCTCAAATGCTGAAGCGAGAATCTGTTGAATTTGTTCGTCAATTTCCCCAAGTAATCGATTCTGACAAAAAAAGGACCAAAAATTGAAGTAAACTACTTGAATACTAAAGAAACAATTTAATAATCAAAACTAACCCACCTCTTGATGACTCAATACAGCCTTGTAGTTGCTTTTCATTATAATAGGGAGTAGAAAATCATAAATCAGATCAAGACAATCCTTGGTAGGCGATGCGACATCCATGACATAAGAAAGATATCTGCAAGTTCTCACAAAACATTGCTTAATTACCACAAAAGAAATTTAAGACACACACAACATTCTGACTCACTCAATAATTACCTTAATCTAGTGTATGCATCTGAAACGCCGTAATAGGATGCAAATCGAGTTATCATCCAATGCCATGGTCCCTTAAACAATAAATTTTTTCGCTGAAACCGTTCCTCTTTCATAGCCACCTCGAGGACAAGATCATACGCTGAAGTTTCTGCCACTAACCCACATTTGGTTTTTTCATCTAAACTACTTGAGTAAGTAAACTGAAGTTGGATTCTCCCAATTAGTTCATGCTCTGGTTCATGATATATTGGCAACCATCGCAGTTTGTCACTCTGcttcagaaagaaaagaagaaaacataagatCCTCAGCTTCATTGTCAGTAATATGAAAACATAATATGTGTGAGACAGCAAGAGAATCTTACCGGATCATCAGCTATAGCTGCTAGCTGAGCTACGACACGGCCAAGAAGTTGCCCCTTCGAATCTCGAACTTCGGTAATCAAATCATCACCAAGACTATCTGGTAAACTACAAGAGAAAAGAATATCAAGATCTACTAGAAAGGAGTAGAAAGAATGATCCGTAAGAGCTCACGTGAGTAAACAAGGGCACATACAAAATAAACGTCTCGCCAGATCCAGGTTGCGTCTTAATTTGATCCTCTTCAGCAGAGCTCTTTAACCTCAATGAACATGAATATGTTTCTGAAAACAGAAAGAATCAGATATTGATGACCAGTATAAGACCAATGAGTTATGTCCAAAGTATGATGCAGTACCTTGTACTGCTTCATAAGTCTGCGGTCCAGTGTGAGATGTAACAATTTCGTTTTTAACGGCCTTGGAAACCTGCTTAAGGTAGCGAGCAGCAGCCTGCAGGTAAGCCAAACTTTGACGCGAAAGTGAACCATTAAGAGGAACTTGGGGAGTGACATGAACTTTCTTGGCTGCTTTCCAGCCAGAAGATAAAGTCGAATTCAGTTCCTCAATATGGTGACGAACAACATCGAGTTTTTCCTTGGAGACCTTTAGTGTTGCAATGTTACAGCCAGGAGGTGGATCTAATCCCATTTTAATTCTACGAACTgtacaaaaaaatcatactcTTGTAAGCACAACTACTGAAATTTCTACAAGTGGTCAAATGCAGTGTGAggaaaagaaatacaaatgtgtATACCTTGGAGTCTAATCTTTCCAATAGTCTTCTTAGATTTTGGAGCAGATGTCTCGGTAACCAACTCAGAAGGTCCCTTTCCCAGTAACTCTTCTTCAGATTGAAGAAAAAACCTCTGCAAACTAAATGCATTCCTCATTATCTTGCATTCATTGTTCAGGAAGTAAGAAGCTTCGCTGACACTATCTGTTGACCATGAATGAAGACATAGCCGCACACAGGCTTCATAGGCAATCATGGCAGACCATGGACCTTGCTCACTGCATtcaaaccacacaaaaaaatgaaggaaaTGAATAAATGACAGAgggagaaaagaaacaagacaacaaaatatataaatcagatAAGAAACTCAACCTGGCATGAAAGGTGGGAAAACGAGGCAATGAACTGGTTGAAGTGATTGTCCCGTTCTGGGGCCTTCCTGAAGTTCCAGCCTCAAcatttcttctttcaaattcaTTATGGGAAGATACATTGTTCCGCACACCACAAGCTTCTGCTTCCTGTAAAAGTTATAATCAAATCAGAGAACAAGACAGTaaggttttaaaagaaaacatgacAGAAGGGGGGGGAAGCAAGTACATATGAAACTTCAGTGCTTGTAGCTGAGTCTGAAAACTCATCAGCACCAAAGACCTTTGCACCATTACGTCCAAGTCCATTTTGAGCTGCCATATTATATACGTGAGGCAAACGAACATGAATTTTATAATCTTGAGGAGAGCGTTGAGGTGAGTGTTGCCTCTCGAATGTCTCTTCATCTGAACTTGAGCCAccatagttattattattacctctaGCGGCGGGTTTAGTTGCAGAGGACAATGGAGGCGCACTCTTAAATCCAAAAGGATGACCAGAATTGGTATTGGCAGCAGACTTAGCATCCAGTTTCCGATTACCAATAGTCCACCTCGAACCAACAACATCCTATAACCATCTCAAAACAAGCAATGGTTACAGCAAAATCATAGAGACTGTTgaacagagaagaaaacaaaatagtacAAACCTCTCCTAAGCTTCTTAAGCCAGCTTCCTTGAACATCGCTCCTTACCTTTTAACCTAAAAAGTTCAGAAGAAATCATCAAAATGCAGAAATCTCTTAGTTCTGTACTGAAATCCCTAAAACATAGCAACTGAAATTAATCTGGAAACGAAATCAAAACGGATCGAAGGATACACAAAAGCGAAATTGTAGTAGTGAAACggccaaagagaagaagaagaaaaaaaaaaaaaaggagaattaCTTTTAGCTCTTCCACGAAATCCACATGAAAGAAAGGGAAATCGTGAACGGAAAACTCACGAAATTGAAGAACCGATCTACTCGTCAAATCGGGAAATAGTAATGCATTAGCTTACTTACACTCTTCCCTATGAAGAAGACTCTTccgagagtttttttttttgtttggccaGTGAAGGAGTCAACAAGTGTgaaaccagaaaaagaaaaaaaaaactccagtAGAACCAActgttaaaacttttttttcttcttcttcttcttcttcttcaaagtgACTACGGCGGAGGGAAAATTCAGGTAGTGACGACGATCATTGGACTCAAAATTCACAGTGAAGAAGAACGAGAATGGTGGATTAGTAAATAAAGATGAAGATCGAtgaagatttttcttcttctctttttttgtttttcctatttatttatttatttaatcttccttttttcttaataaaactTGCgccaagaaaggaaaaaaaatatatacggCGTTGGATGGAGACGTCAATTAACGGTGATGGAGACTTTAATACGCTCTGGTGGTAAATCTGACGTGTCAACTGCATACACGCCCTTTTTCCATGACgggatcaaaaaaaaaaagaaaaaaaacggcAACGTTCTCCGCGCGTGTATCTAAACGTACTacattaaaacctctataaattaatattattggaATCcagatattttaattaataattattattattttatagtataaattaataattattaattaatagttatatttttaattgtttaattttttttttttatgaattgagataattttagcaaaacaagattaaatttttagatgttgtaaattttatggtattgaattgaatttttaatatttagaaaacattattgacaataaattacaaattcatttatatagatgacataaaattcaaatttatgaataataaaatcaattatagtACTTTAATATTCTATCTaactatcaaaatataaatgatgcatatctagaaattgaaaactttaaaaaaaattcactatttttatgatatattatagaatatttcaatcattataatttaaaaatacaacataacaattgttttatatatatactccctccggttttttttacttgtcgttctagagctttgcacacaaattaagaaactaGATTAATGTTCTATTATACCCtttctttaatacattttctaatttttttattggtcaaatcattaaaatagttgggataaaattggtatttttgtcaaacatatgcattggaaacctaaaacgacaagtattggaaaacaaaatttttagtctagaatgacaagtaaaaaaaaccagAGGGAGTAAGTTTTAAGagaaatatacattattatatcagcatatatgtatttacatgattattaatttattatattatttgaatcatattttacatggagatttcaaaaaaaaatattaacttattatcttatcgaattttgttattttttacattagCCCAACTTTGGAGTAGcaagatttattaatttttagtgtttataaatttatagtaTATTAATGCACAAGACTAAAGATAAGTCTTTGATGCATAAGGCACCAACACACTAGGGATCGAATCCCGCTCCCTACGAATAtagggattaggctaatggaCCGACATGTTATGGCCTATTGGTTgacataaaaaaatagaatattaatttatagaggttttacttacttctattttattttttatttcattaatttcccaatatttttgttataaattatgaacaaatGTCATCTTTTTTAGTATTACCAAAATGTtttaaacaacttaaaaaaaaaagatgggtaATCGATTTCTTTAGATTTCGTTCTAATGATGTGGTCGCAATTTGGTTAACCAACTCTCTTTTTTGTGTCTAACAAATGTCCTGCGCCGGATCTCAATGATCTCATTTGACTAATAGACAGAAGTAATGGAGCATATAAATTTCATCAATTCTTTCATTTAATTGAAACACaatgaatcaaatcaaacagACAAATACATTTTGATCCGGTGTTTTAAAGTTTAATGATATTGGAAAATGGAACCAAATTAATCAATTAAAGAATTCTCTACTTACTATTATTAttgacaacacaaaaaaaaaaaataataaaataagttaaATAATCAACCGAAAGGATTTTAGACAACTTGAAGAACCTTTCCCTTGTCTTCATATGTCTTTTCTCCGACCGAATTAGTTGTGTCCAGGTCACGCCGAAAACACGCATATGCTTAGCCAGCAAGGTAATACAATTTCACCTCGAACAGGCTTCAAAAGGCCCATTTTCAAAAAGCCCATGTTAGAAACAAGAATTGACTTTGAACAGTGTCAACTGGTTGGAAGAAGCTGACGCATTATCTCGTCCATACACCAACTTGCTCTTATCgaaacacaaaaaccctagcCACGCGCCTCCCACTCTTCACGCCCTTAACCCTAGTTTCATACAACGGCGCCGTTTCAATGGAGATTATAACTCACGCGCGAGTAAGGAGAGTATAATCCTTTTACAGCTCATTATGAGTCAGCAGCCTTGAGagcttttttattcttcttttcttcttctcaatttctttttttcttcttcttctgtctttcCACAAATTTCCTCCgatttcaaattcttttttttccggtgaaatcgaaaaaaagaaaaatctgagATCTTTCTTCTATCTCTAATGGCGACATCGTTAAGCAGAGATCAATACGTGTACATGGCGAAGCTTGCTGAGCAAGCCGAGCGTTACGAAAAGATGGTTCAGTTCATGGAACAGCTCGTAAGTGGGGCGACACCAGCCGGTGAACTCACCGTTGAAGAGAGGAACCTTCTCTCCGTCGCGTATAAGAACGTGATTGGATCTCTCCGTGCCGCGTGGAGAATCGTGTCTTCGATCGAGCAGAAGGAAGAGAGCAGGAAGAACGAAGAACACGTGTCGCTAGTCAAGGATTACAGATCTAAGGTTGAGACTGAGCTTTCTTCGATCTGTTCAGGAATCCTCAGGTTGCTTGATTCGCATCTCGTTCCTTCTGCTACTACTAGTGAGTCTAAGGTCTTTTACCTCAAGATGAAAGGAGATTACCATCGTTATCTCGCCGAGTTCAAATCTGGTGATGAGAGGAAGACTGCTGCTGAAGATACTATGATCTCTTACAAAGCTGCTCAGGTTTGATTTCGTTAATTCTTAGACTTAGGGTTTATGAATCTATCCAGTTTAGGTTGCTTCTCtgtaccccaaaaaaaaacccctatTTTCTAGATCACTTTAATTAGCTAATCTGTTATCAGTATGTCTCATAATTGGTAATTTGGTCTCGCATTGTATTTGATCAAATCGCTAAAAGTAGTCAACTTTAACAATTTTTCAATTGCTTCAATGGAAAGAGTTTcattctttgatgcttgttgttgtgaaaaatatgtttttttgctcattcatgtgtgtttttgttttgaaggacGTTGCAATTGCTGATTTAGCACCTACACATCCGATCAGGCTGGGTCTGGCTCTCAATTTCTCAGTGTTTTACTACGAGATTCTCAACTCTTCTGAGAAAGCTTGTAGCATGGCCAAACAGGTACTCTTTTCTTCATTCCTCTAAactgcttgtttgtttgttttttttagagtttgCAGGTTCTCTGTTTGGTTCTAAAGATTAATCATTGTTTCAAGTTGGGTTTGGGAgagtctttctcttttttcttgcttggtgtttttgattttgagtaaCTAAACTGACCACTTGTTTGACTATTCCCCCCTATTGGCCCCATCTTGCATTCATTGTGTTGGATTGATTTGAATTGAGTTTTGATGTATGTACCAGAAATAGAGaagtttgtttataaaaaaaaaagtaactctTTCTTCCTTTCTGAACGGACCCActtctttttaataaacaagagagattctAAAGAAAAGACATTCTGCAAAGTCCTCTTTCTTTATAGACCTATTTTTTGACCATACGCTTCTTCACATTAACCAAATTATTCCTTCTGTCAGTAGAATCTCTTAGAATGACAAAGGCTTTACAAGATCTTTCATACATTATGCATACGAGATTGTATAGAATCTGATCATTGAGTGCATGTTGATTCCGGAACATCTCATATACAATAAGACTGTGAAGATATCTGAGATCATTGTATTTCTAACTTGTTCTTGTTGATTCATAACCTGAGTAGGCTTTTGAAGAAGCCATTGCTGAGCTGGACACATTGGGAGAGGAGTCATACAAAGACAGTACTCTCATCATGCAGTTGCTTAGGGACAATCTAACCCTTTGGACCTCCGATATGCAGGTTTGTCCTATCCtatacttttcttttcatatttcAGTCTCATCATGAGAAACTCGCATAGTGTTGATCATTGATACTCTTATAAGACTATTCGGATAATAACACCTTGAAACTCAATGATCGACTGCTTTATTCAGGAGCAGATGGATGACGCCTGAAAGTCTAATGGAAGAAAAGACGGTTATGTAATGTTCCTGCAACCATAACCGATAATCGAgttcaaaccctaaaacccccCTTTTCTGTAAAACttgtcgaaaaaaaaaagtttgtttcttttatgaCAGTTTATGTGCACAGCTTTGGTGTTATCTGCTGCTCTGTTccaactctgtttctttttttttttttttttctaatttatccTCCCTCATCTTTgcttttttctcaaaatttatatatttcagaCGAATAACAGTGTCCCAAATCTTAGCTTTCCTCCAGATTGATGAGACGGTGCGTGTATCTTttagacagaaacaaaaaaacatgaattcaCTTAATGTGTGGTAAAGTTtacggtttggtttagtttctaGACTACTAATAGTAAGGCAAAAAAAAGGATTCGGAGaagcaacacaaaaacaaatgagAGGAATTTAGACCGTGATCAACTGATTATGGTGGCATATTGAAATGTGATTATGGTGGCATACTGATTAGTGACCAGTATGTAAATGATTGAAAAAGCAATGGAAGACAAGTGCGTGAGCGTGATGGCATTTAAAATATTCTTAAGATAAAGGATAATACTTGAATAAGACAAAGATtaaatggcaaaaaaatgaatcaaaaaaTACTTTCCTTGATCTCGAGCGTTTGtgagcaagaagaagatgaagagttgAGCCTAATTACGATTTCCTGATCTCCCGTATTGATATGACTTGATTACTTGGAACATGTTTTATGGAGATATTTATCTGTCGATTACGATTACATTTAGATGATCTGTTTAGTTTATTTAGTAAACTGATTTTAGTTATATACATATGTGTGtcttcaattatatatatatatatatatatacatatcatgtTGACTTTTTCTTGACTTCACTGATGTGGGATCTACTAGCTAATTTATGTATGTTCTGTCTAGGACAGAGaatgggtttttaattttttttgtgaaaagcaaagaaagaaaggtTTTGTCTAAAAAGATTTGTGGATTTAAAGTAAAAGGTACTAATACTACATGATCTAAAACTTTTGACAAGCGGAAGAGCTAAGAAAACAGATTGTTAATGAACATTgatcttaatttgattttgcaGAGTGGTAGTGAAGGAAACAAAGCAGGGCTGTATCCAGAGTTAATTTCCCATCTTCTGCTTGATGCGCATGCCTTTGAAGTTAACCAGACTGTATGTAAACGATTGTAGCATacatgttttgtcttttttttgacGATGTATAGATGTGTGCCTACCGGTGTGGTTGAAAAAGTGATGAGGTGTGTATATATGCATCATATTAGGTGTGTGTAGATGTGTTATTTGTATGTATAAAACTTAAGGGTGAATGTGTATGTAGACTGTATAGATGCGCGTGTATGATGTGTGAGCTAGCGAGCGTAGAGGAATGACGAACATACTAAAATGACTAACGAAACTACTCGCCCAGACCAAACGATAAGTTAGTTGAAACACTAAAATTACTAACTACAACCTAGTCGATTTTTgcacataataataaaaagaactcTAATCGATTAAGACCAAACGATCGCTTAGACGAATTGACGAAACACACATATAAATGATTAACACCAATCTAATTGCCAAAAACGACACGATCAATGGACGTAACCCACAAAAATGATTAACGTTAGTAATAATCGATCTAGggttcaagttttttttttagattaggGGTCACGTTAGTAATAACGATCCGTGTCTGATATCAAAATCGGATTTGAACCATCTGGCCACTCGAACAAAGTTGACCATAGGCGTGCATAAAAACATGAATTATTTAttcacactaaaaaaaaattatgagagaGGCAGAAACTACAAGTTAGAATCTCAGAACAAGcaaaacattaaaaccaaaaaaaaatttaaaaccaaaaaaaacaagcaaaacattaAAGTGTACTTGGACCACTTTTGTCTGGCATTTGcatgcatgaaaaaaaaaaaattataaagagtgagtctttttagtttttcatattttacttaCGATACttaaaacttttgtttcttctccacCGCTCTACCCCGAAAAGATAAAAGACTGTAAAAAACATCAAAGTTTAGCAGCCCACACGTGATCGCCAATTCACGTTATTACTATACTTaattactactaccaacaaaagaaaaaaagcaactTGGTAAAATGATATTCTTCTTATATATCTTTTAGGATTAATCAAACCAGATCTTCAAACATGTTTGCGGTcgtagttataatttttttatccttCCTTATAAACACTATATTTTACAGTTTCCAAAACATTTCAATCTGGATTTTAGAAAGCTGTGTAGTcgtaaccaaaaaaagaaaacaaaggaaagGCTGGATTTTTTGGTGCGCATCTTAGTCATTTTTCCTACCATTcttacagttttatatttattttcttcctaCAAAATAGGACTTTGTTAAAATGATAAGGAATGAATGTTTCATTCCATAACATGACTAACATAGTAGTTGAGAGTTGAAAACCAATGGCCCGATGACCATTTGCAAAGTAATTTTAAGCAAGAATCTTTGTGTGGTGTTCTCAAGCAACTCGTCGCGTAGTGTTTATTTTCAAGTGGTACAAAATACTAGTTTatccaaaaagataaaagaaaaatactaatCACCTGAAAATATACTAATCACCTGAAAATATACTAATCGTTGGAGGTGATAG harbors:
- the LOC104762712 gene encoding uncharacterized protein LOC104762712 isoform X2, with the translated sequence MFKEAGLRSLGEDVVGSRWTIGNRKLDAKSAANTNSGHPFGFKSAPPLSSATKPAARGNNNNYGGSSSDEETFERQHSPQRSPQDYKIHVRLPHVYNMAAQNGLGRNGAKVFGADEFSDSATSTEVSYEAEACGVRNNVSSHNEFERRNVEAGTSGRPQNGTITSTSSLPRFPTFHASEQGPWSAMIAYEACVRLCLHSWSTDSVSEASYFLNNECKIMRNAFSLQRFFLQSEEELLGKGPSELVTETSAPKSKKTIGKIRLQVRRIKMGLDPPPGCNIATLKVSKEKLDVVRHHIEELNSTLSSGWKAAKKVHVTPQVPLNGSLSRQSLAYLQAAARYLKQVSKAVKNEIVTSHTGPQTYEAVQETYSCSLRLKSSAEEDQIKTQPGSGETFIFLPDSLGDDLITEVRDSKGQLLGRVVAQLAAIADDPSDKLRWLPIYHEPEHELIGRIQLQFTYSSSLDEKTKCGLVAETSAYDLVLEVAMKEERFQRKNLLFKGPWHWMITRFASYYGVSDAYTRLRYLSYVMDVASPTKDCLDLIYDFLLPIIMKSNYKAVLSHQENRLLGEIDEQIQQILASAFENYKSLDELSFSGMKDVFESATGTPAPAIESAVKLYGLRNDVLTPEAQLKLCRYFQAASKKRSRRHLLETNDLLNRSEGAPVDPMALPASYQKMKSLILSLKNEISSDIAIHNCNVLPSFIDLPNYSAAIYSVDLCNRLREFLLVWPPPGPSPAVVELVITTADFQRDISSWNINPIKGGVNAKELFYSYITTWIEEKRRVLYELCKLETSKACGEIPGLTSPFVDEMYERLNGTLDEYDIIIRRWPEYAISLEKVVADSEKAIVEAMEKQFAEILSPLKESKIFGLKIVQKFTKGTPNPYSVPKELGVLLNSMKRVLDILRPSIENRFKLWNSYIPDGENRVLGERLSEVTVLLRAKFRSYMQALVEKLAENTRIQSQMKLKTIIHDLRETTAEPDVRNRMTALKDLLDKTIDHLHGVFLPDVFVSICRGIWDRMGQDVLRLLEDRKDNVTWHKGPRIAVSVLDEIFATQMQSLLGNALKPEHLEPPRSMMELRSMLCKDSTNHREGGYNY
- the LOC104762712 gene encoding uncharacterized protein LOC104762712 isoform X1, with protein sequence MFKEAGLRSLGEDVVGSRWTIGNRKLDAKSAANTNSGHPFGFKSAPPLSSATKPAARGNNNNYGGSSSDEETFERQHSPQRSPQDYKIHVRLPHVYNMAAQNGLGRNGAKVFGADEFSDSATSTEVSYEAEACGVRNNVSSHNEFERRNVEAGTSGRPQNGTITSTSSLPRFPTFHASEQGPWSAMIAYEACVRLCLHSWSTDSVSEASYFLNNECKIMRNAFSLQRFFLQSEEELLGKGPSELVTETSAPKSKKTIGKIRLQVRRIKMGLDPPPGCNIATLKVSKEKLDVVRHHIEELNSTLSSGWKAAKKVHVTPQVPLNGSLSRQSLAYLQAAARYLKQVSKAVKNEIVTSHTGPQTYEAVQETYSCSLRLKSSAEEDQIKTQPGSGETFIFLPDSLGDDLITEVRDSKGQLLGRVVAQLAAIADDPQSDKLRWLPIYHEPEHELIGRIQLQFTYSSSLDEKTKCGLVAETSAYDLVLEVAMKEERFQRKNLLFKGPWHWMITRFASYYGVSDAYTRLRYLSYVMDVASPTKDCLDLIYDFLLPIIMKSNYKAVLSHQENRLLGEIDEQIQQILASAFENYKSLDELSFSGMKDVFESATGTPAPAIESAVKLYGLRNDVLTPEAQLKLCRYFQAASKKRSRRHLLETNDLLNRSEGAPVDPMALPASYQKMKSLILSLKNEISSDIAIHNCNVLPSFIDLPNYSAAIYSVDLCNRLREFLLVWPPPGPSPAVVELVITTADFQRDISSWNINPIKGGVNAKELFYSYITTWIEEKRRVLYELCKLETSKACGEIPGLTSPFVDEMYERLNGTLDEYDIIIRRWPEYAISLEKVVADSEKAIVEAMEKQFAEILSPLKESKIFGLKIVQKFTKGTPNPYSVPKELGVLLNSMKRVLDILRPSIENRFKLWNSYIPDGENRVLGERLSEVTVLLRAKFRSYMQALVEKLAENTRIQSQMKLKTIIHDLRETTAEPDVRNRMTALKDLLDKTIDHLHGVFLPDVFVSICRGIWDRMGQDVLRLLEDRKDNVTWHKGPRIAVSVLDEIFATQMQSLLGNALKPEHLEPPRSMMELRSMLCKDSTNHREGGYNY